From the Pomacea canaliculata isolate SZHN2017 linkage group LG14, ASM307304v1, whole genome shotgun sequence genome, one window contains:
- the LOC112555124 gene encoding uncharacterized protein LOC112555124, with product MEEAVFLTLNKLGCVLPDAGIKTEKSIKRFYITATIDGDRYSNAVNMTVYDSSCQSCTQEGCQKLPDTCLINNLCFQDGELNPKDNSQVCNVSASTTEWSIVPTAPSDYPVITSVNVRRSKDNTQLRCEVNADTSKPTASFRMAWGVDGDWLQESVLPSGHLEAAINLSDVSYAKQVTCRARSTFTDSDIFSPFTYSNPFSMEGQAPMSSTVSWSRTPDTLHLTLTLLTALGFTGMLWSV from the exons ATGGAAGAAGCTGTTTTTCTGACTCTTAACAAACTCGGCTGCGTCTTGCCTGATGCTGGCATCAAAACAG AGAAGTCCATCAAACGGTTTTATATCACGGCTACTATCGATGGCGATCGCTATAGCAACGCAGTGAACATGACTGTCTACGACTCGTCCTGTCAGAGCTGTACACAGGAGGGATGCCAGAAACTG CCAGACACGTGTCTGATCAACAACCTGTGTTTCCAAGATGGAGAACTCAATCCGAAGGATAACTCGCAGGTCTGCAATGTTTCTGCGAGCACGACGGAGTGGTCTATCGTGCCAACAGCTCCAT CAGACTATCCGGTCATCACATCAGTGAACGTGAGGAGGTCAAAGGACAACACCCAGTTAAGATGTGAGGTCAACGCTGATACCTCAAAGCCCACAGCCAGCTTCCGGATGGCCTGGGGTGTCGATGGCGACTGGCTTCAAGAGTCGGTCCTCCCCAGTGGACATCTGGAGGCTGCCATCAACTTGTCTGACGTTAGTTACGCTAAACAG GTGACATGTCGTGCACGTTCCACGTTCACCGACAGTGACATCTTTAGTCCTTTCACCTACAGCAATCCATTCTCCATGGAA GGACAGGCGCCAATGTCATCCACTGTGTCGTGGAGTAGGACACCCGACACACTTcacctcaccctcaccctcctTACAGCTCTGGGCTTTACAGGCATGCTGTGGTCTGTATAG